A portion of the Naumovozyma castellii chromosome 2, complete genome genome contains these proteins:
- the SAF1 gene encoding SCF ubiquitin ligase complex subunit SAF1 (ancestral locus Anc_1.307) yields the protein MEKFNQDEARKGLSLLPDIVQTLLPYLDLEDIRSLSLTNKYYHRLLNIKESGTVWHELFHKAYGRLLTDDEPFQNREAEKFQTCCEVVLTHTLPTLTWHELYEKRSSDAKFYTWGCLKHARLGYTAISNPNLTDDDLNGTGTRFKFGVNKPTLVPWFPENANINHKAIRQISGGGFSFQVLTCAGKIYSTGPTYTGGHRGPGPREGESDFNPFREAIQRMEHSWPRILTAGGPTSINTTGTFPQPLVHGPTPTNRDSSGHSTNHTSITDGPHENIYQQLQELEQSATELVPGNKHIRRMFSRCSFPIYYRHDHSLQIDPEKLGAIKFVAVSSGRSHFLALDDNNELYSWDTAESEHGIKILFDDLPLKETNPIVKIACGWDFNCVYIYDIGLVVWKERDALQEGELASNAHCMVVPKSGDTGGENKVLDFACTQNNCVYFITNKGDKLYSYNLGLVESVDLPPMLDGKLEKIVACFSCLVLFTDHNCYTVGLRDSNIDMDSFSQLVLDDPEDHIISLKGGDYHVVALTKKGQIYTWGIESQFSGCLGLGRPQHVVDEVHLGTWNGPRNVKVLKPTKVPLDDKYVCLAVAAGGWQSGAIIMKK from the coding sequence ATGGAGAAGTTTAATCAAGATGAAGCCCGTAAAGGTCTCTCATTACTACCCGATATTGTCCAAACGCTACTACCGTATTTGGACTTGGAAGACATCAGGAGTTTATCGTTAACAAATAAGTATTATCATAGATTACTGAATATTAAGGAATCTGGTACTGTATGGCATGAGCTATTTCATAAGGCATACGGAAGGTTACTGACAGATGATGAGCCATTTCAAAATAGAGAAGCtgagaaatttcaaacgTGTTGCGAAGTCGTATTAACTCATACGCTTCCTACGTTAACATGGCATGAATTATACGAGAAAAGGTCGAGCGATGCAAAATTCTATACCTGGGGTTGTCTAAAACACGCAAGATTAGGCTATACGGCGATTTCTAACCCAAATTTAACAGATGACGATTTGAATGGAACTGGAACAAGGTTTAAGTTTGGAGTAAATAAACCTACTTTGGTTCCCTGGTTTCCTGAAAATGCAAATATTAATCATAAGGCCATTAGGCAGATTTCTGGGGGTGGGTTTTCTTTCCAAGTATTGACATGCGCCGGTAAGATTTACTCTACAGGGCCTACATATACCGGAGGTCATAGAGGACCGGGCCCCAGAGAAGGAGAAAGTGATTTTAATCCATTTAGGGAAGCAATTCAAAGGATGGAGCATTCATGGCCAAGGATACTTACTGCTGGGGGGCCAACTTCGATTAATACGACTGGCACTTTCCCTCAACCACTTGTGCATGGACCAACGCCTACAAACAGAGATTCCAGTGGGCATTCTACTAATCATACTTCCATTACAGATGGACCACATGAAAATATCTATCAACAACTACAAGAATTAGAACAGAGTGCAACGGAATTAGTCCCGGGAAATAAACATATACGAAGAATGTTTAGCAGATGCTCGTTTCCTATATATTATAGACACGATCattctcttcaaattgatCCAGAGAAGTTGGGAGCAATAAAGTTTGTTGCAGTATCTTCTGGTAGAAGTCATTTCCTTGCCCTTGACGATAATAATGAGTTATACTCTTGGGACACTGCTGAATCAGAACATGGTATCAAGATACTTTTTGATGATCTACCGCTGAAGGAAACAAACCCAATAGTGAAAATTGCATGTGGTTGGGATTTTAATTGTGTTTATATTTACGATATTGGATTGGTGGTTTGGAAGGAGAGGGATGCTTTACAAGAAGGAGAATTAGCATCAAACGCACATTGTATGGTGGTTCCTAAAAGTGGGGACACAGGTGGtgaaaataaagttttAGATTTTGCTTGTACCCAAAACAACTGTgtttattttattacaaATAAAGGTGATAAGCTCTATTCCTATAATTTGGGTTTAGTGGAATCCGTCGATCTACCCCCCATGCTTGATGGCaaattagaaaaaataGTTGCATGCTTCTCTTGCTTGGTATTATTCACAGACCACAACTGTTATACAGTCGGACTCAGGGATAGTAATATTGATATGGACTCATTTTCTCAACTAGTTTTGGATGATCCTGAAGATCACATCATCTCATTAAAAGGGGGTGACTATCATGTTGTAGCTTTAACTAAGAAAGGCCAAATATATACCTGGGGAATTGAAAGTCAATTCTCGGGATGCTTGGGATTAGGTAGACCTCAACATGTGGTTGATGAGGTGCATTTAGGAACCTGGAATGGGCCAAGAAACGTGAAAGTACTAAAACCTACCAAGGTCCCATTAGATGACAAGTATGTGTGTCTTGCAGTGGCTGCAGGCGGTTGGCAATCGGGTGCAATAATTATGAAGAAATGA
- the PAF1 gene encoding Paf1p (ancestral locus Anc_1.309) yields the protein MSKKQEYIAKIKYQNNLPPPLLPPKLLTYSFNPAEAVDSPQLLTSLYTKTNVTPLIKLNNDLGMPLDLIQIPGLLNNNDTKLLYGFDNINLHPEDRVLLRDPRVDRLTKTDISKVNFLRRTEYVSSTIASQQRNDDFNANNKRKLKELEMEQNETLSASQVVQKVENTFDSMTSEANDLTKLVHPIKKKLKAVKTWNLLPDTASMDQSYFTLRLVGSAALDKKERDKLALSTAIFRPVELEEDEWISMYTTDKKDSNILTNLVEKNIDDAKVLDDEVDHKTFKFKRLRDFDMKQVPQANPNTGAFGELAIVLNNEKGIAYYKPLRPRIELRRRRVNDVIKPLVREHNIDQINISLRNPTPQEANIRDRLRMKFDPINFSTVDEEDLEKDGEEV from the coding sequence AGATTCGCCTCAATTATTGACATCATTGTATACCAAGACCAATGTTACTCCTTTGATTAAACTAAATAATGATCTGGGGATGCCACTAGATTTAATCCAAATCCCTGGATTATTGAATAACAATGATACCAAACTGCTTTATGGgtttgataatattaatttgcACCCAGAAGATAGAGTCTTACTGAGAGATCCAAGGGTTGATAGATTGACCAAGACTGATATTTCCAAAGTGAATTTCCTAAGAAGAACGGAATATGTTTCATCCACGATTGCCTCGCAACAACGTAATGACGATTTCAATGCAAACAATAAgagaaaattaaaagaattggaaatggAACAAAATGAAACTTTGAGCGCAAGCCAGGTGGTTCAAAAAGTGGAAAATACCTTTGACTCAATGACTTCTGAGGCAAATGATTTAACTAAATTAGTGCATccaataaagaagaaattaaaagcTGTAAAGACTTGGAATTTGTTACCTGATACTGCATCTATGGACCAAAGCTATTTCACATTGAGGTTAGTCGGTAGTGCTGCCTTAGATAAGAAGGAAAGAGATAAACTAGCTTTATCAACAGCAATCTTTAGACCTGtggaattagaagaagacgaATGGATATCAATGTATACTACAGATAAGAAGGACTCTAACATCCTAACCAATTTAGTAGAAAAGAATATCGATGATGCCAAGGTATTAGATGACGAAGTAGATCATAAGACTTTTAAATTCAAGAGATTAAGAGATTTTGATATGAAACAAGTGCCACAGGCTAACCCTAATACTGGAGCATTTGGTGAATTAGCAATTGTActaaataatgaaaaagGTATTGCATATTACAAGCCATTGCGTCCTAGAATTGAACTTAGACGTAGACGTGTAAATGATGTGATAAAGCCACTCGTAAGAGAGCATAATATTGaccaaataaatatatccTTAAGAAATCCAACTCCACAAGAAGCTAATATCAGAGATCGATTGagaatgaaatttgatCCAATCAATTTCTCTACTGTTGACGAAGAAGATCTGGAAAAAGATGGAGAGGAAGTTTAA
- the DUG2 gene encoding glutamine amidotransferase subunit DUG2 (ancestral locus Anc_1.306) codes for MSMSSSMPELIHRWNHTFSILSIVSFPNKKLLFAGTQDSKILVFDLPNYNLIKTIKLGSSLETNTRSSVLCLTRSDDEKYLFSAGADSLVRIWSINGSPLENTVSVEEVATVYSVTDIGDIFSIIYLNSLQTLVLGCQNASLLYLDNIFERLKCKLKSKEDNNENRLPHRRYDKFFDSLGPMGSTTPSQESLATTPEIKTFQKNNTILEIPSENIIKYAHNGFIYSLCKMCTSLNCQFDHGRSPVRDGTQNKNKFTECIVSAGGDGISKIWKFESITDKNGTKVTITNNDEMDNDDSVLSQAIEFPFLYCGLSGGLVKIWDLNTKQLVSTLDTGDKSDVISISVYMDHIFAVNASGITLFYQNQIHHWDPNQGKMLSSEIFERKSKIGIHNSPSLLTGGNDGSLTLWDLSHIFQNTILSSSKMERSNSWATYQPAGLNSEEMLSTLRELISYETVSQGYDTQQQLASRRCATYLQQLLINFGASVSQLLPVMSGGNPVVFARFNGNGKNKKRILWYGHYDVIPVGDPERWTTDPFVLTCENGYLKGRGVSDNKGPLVSALHSVANLFQNDELINDVVFLIEGSEEIGSPGFAEVCQKYKEVIGDKIDWIFLSNSTWVDEEHPCLNYGLRGVINAQVRVWSDQPDRHSGVNGGVFREPTTDLINIISKLQNDEGHVHIPNFYSPLKPLCDIDYGRFVEITKTANLDENKTIDELITNWTKPSLSITTMKMSGPGNITVIPKSASIGLSIRLVPEQSVDDVKKDLINYLKESFAKLPTKNQLEITILNEAEPWLGDPTNHAYQILKQEIASTWGMEPLFVREGGSIPGIRTLERAFQAPAVQIPCGQSTDNAHLNNENLRIKNWTKMAEILSKVFNQL; via the coding sequence ATGAGCATGTCATCTTCTATGCCGGAGTTAATTCATAGATGGAATCATACATTTTCCATCCTTTCCATAGTCTCATTCCCTAATAAAAAGCTTCTTTTTGCTGGTACACAAGACTCAAAAATACTGGTGTTCGACCTACCGAATTACAATCTCATAAAGACAATCAAATTAGGAAGCTCTCTGGAGACTAACACAAGATCCAGTGTACTTTGCCTCACAAGATCAGATGAcgaaaaatatttattctcTGCAGGTGCAGATTCATTGGTAAGAATTTGGTCCATTAATGGATCTCCCCTAGAAAATACGGTCTCGGTGGAGGAAGTTGCTACGGTCTATTCTGTCACTGATATTGGAGACATATTTTCcataatttatttgaattctttGCAAACTTTGGTCCTTGGTTGTCAAAATGCAAGTTTGCtttatttggataataTATTCGAAAGATTGAAATGTAAGTTGAAATCtaaagaagataataatgaaaatagaTTACCTCATAGGAgatatgataaattttttgattCATTGGGTCCCATGGGATCAACCACACCTTCTCAGGAATCATTGGCAACAACGCCAGAGATTaaaacatttcaaaaaaacaacaccattttggaaattccctctgaaaatatcatcaaatatGCACATAATGGGTTTATTTATTCCCTTTGTAAAATGTGCACCTCGTTAAATTGTCAGTTCGATCATGGACGTTCACCGGTTCGAGATGGAActcaaaacaaaaataaattcacTGAATGTATAGTATCTGCAGGTGGTGATGGAATTAGTAAGATATGGAAATTTGAATCCATTACAGATAAGAACGGTACGAAAGTGACGATCactaataatgatgaaatggatAATGACGATAGCGTCCTTTCACAAGCCATTGAATTTCCCTTTTTATATTGTGGGTTAAGTGGTGGGCTTGTTAAAATCTGGGACTTAAATACAAAACAATTAGTTTCCACGCTGGATACTGGGGACAAATCTGATGTCATCTCCATCTCTGTGTACATGGACCATATATTTGCTGTTAACGCGTCAGGCATaactttattttatcaaaatcaaattcatcattggGATCCTAATCAAGGTAAAATGCTGAGTTCAGAGATATTCGAGAGAAAATCTAAAATTGGTATTCATAATTCTCCTAGTTTACTTACAGGTGGTAACGATGGATCCTTAACATTATGGGACTTGTCtcatattttccaaaatacAATCCTCTCCTCATCAAAAATGGAGAGATCAAACTCATGGGCAACGTATCAACCTGCCGGTTTGAATAGTGAAGAAATGTTATCAACATTGAGAGAACTTATATCATATGAAACAGTTTCACAAGGGTATGATactcaacaacaactggCCTCTAGACGTTGTGCTACGTATTTGCAACAAttgttgataaattttGGGGCATCTGTTTCTCAATTACTTCCCGTAATGAGTGGTGGAAATCCTGTAGTGTTTGCTCGATTCAATGGTAACggtaaaaataaaaagaggATATTATGGTACGGACATTATGATGTTATTCCAGTGGGTGATCCTGAAAGGTGGACTACAGATCCGTTTGTACTAACTTGTGAAAACGGATATTTGAAAGGTCGTGGTGTTAGTGATAATAAAGGTCCGTTAGTGAGTGCCCTTCACAGTGTCGCCaatttgtttcaaaatgaTGAGCTAATTAATGACGTGgtttttttaattgaagGCTCTGAAGAGATAGGTTCCCCAGGTTTTGCAGAAGTTTGTCAAAAATATAAGGAAGTCATTGGGGATAAGATCGATTGGATATTTTTAAGCAATTCGACGTGGGTGGATGAGGAGCATCCATGTTTAAACTATGGGCTAAGAGGTGTTATTAACGCACAGGTTCGTGTTTGGAGTGATCAACCAGATAGACATTCTGGTGTTAATGGTGGTGTATTTAGAGAACCCACCACTGATTTAATAAACATAATCTcgaaattacaaaatgatGAAGGTCATGTGcatattccaaatttttattCTCCGTTGAAACCGCTATGTGATATTGATTATGGTAGGTTTGTGGAAATAACGAAAACTGCCAACCTAGATGAGAATAAAACCATAGATGAACTAATTACCAACTGGACCAAGCCATCACTTTCCATCACCACCATGAAAATGAGTGGACCAGGTAACATTACAGTGATCCCTAAGTCTGCTTCTATAGGCCTATCGATAAGGTTAGTTCCGGAACAAAGTGTTGATGATGTTaaaaaagatttaattaattatttaaaagaaaGTTTTGCAAAATTACCTACCAAGAACCAATTGGAAATTACGATACTTAACGAGGCAGAACCATGGTTAGGAGATCCCACAAATCATGCGTATCAGATACTCAAGCAGGAGATTGCCTCTACTTGGGGTATGGAGCCATTGTTTGTGAGAGAGGGTGGTTCTATCCCTGGTATCCGAACTCTTGAGAGAGCATTTCAAGCGCCTGCGGTGCAAATACCATGTGGACAGTCCACAGATAATGCACATTTGaacaatgaaaatttaagGATCAAGAACTGGACCAAGATGGCAGAGATCTTGTCCAAGGTGTTTAACCAATTATAA
- the MRPL27 gene encoding mitochondrial 54S ribosomal protein mL41 (ancestral locus Anc_1.304): MKPSTTSYFQGTSLLNLLRPWKRYRDGTIFYGYAKSGNKRTPLTTKQGNKTMYKGTRSSGIGKHTKYGEYTIDWKKVRTFTVPKFPNLELKPLVSHNAPELKHQFIGYKKGPLDPKLYVDKIKEFIRSGKIQSKASDPECHIERG, encoded by the coding sequence ATGAAACCTTCCACTACCTCATATTTTCAAGGGACATCACTCTTAAATCTTCTGAGGCCATGGAAACGTTACCGCGATGGTACGATCTTCTACGGTTACGCCAAGAGTGGGAATAAGAGAACGCCCTTAACCACGAAGCAAGGTAACAAGACCATGTATAAGGGTACTAGATCTTCCGGTATTGGTAAGCATACAAAATATGGGGAATATACCATTGATTGGAAGAAAGTCAGAACTTTTACTGTGCCGAAGTTCCccaatttggaattgaagCCGCTAGTTTCTCATAATGCTCCTGAATTGAAACACCAGTTCATCGGGTATAAGAAGGGTCCATTGGATCCTAAATTATATGTTGATAAGATAAAGGAATTTATTAGGAGTGGGAAAATACAAAGCAAAGCCAGTGATCCTGAATGTCATATCGAAAGAGGTTAG